The following proteins are co-located in the Chaetodon trifascialis isolate fChaTrf1 chromosome 14, fChaTrf1.hap1, whole genome shotgun sequence genome:
- the nipal3 gene encoding NIPA-like protein 3, producing MDTSRPDGGSYTDNLIGTLLAIFGNVLVSISLNIQKYSHVTLAGTKDPRAFYRTKTWWCGFVFTCLGEAANFVSYAFAPLALVAPLNAVSVLTSSILSLIFLREKTKLKDFAKRYGLSFLGCILTMGGTYLFVAFGPNSHEKLKAENIVMHIVGWPVLLYLLLEIITFCLLLYFYKQRRANYLVVILLLVALLGSITVITVKAVSGMLVLTIEGSMQLNYPIFSVMFVCMVASVVFQARFLSQASKLYDPSLIASVNYILSTAFAVVAGAVFYLEFNHEDVLHICMFLLGSAFCFLGVFLITKNKKKTKTFEPYVSMNMTNGVPTIHDKGLVDFNGSFSYGALVNNDGVVPAPVPANLEQPPVTASPAEASYGPSDLKKD from the exons ATGGATACCAGCAGACCCGACGGAGGCTCTTACACG GATAACCTCATTGGGACCTTACTCGCTATTTTTGGAAATGTGCTGGTCAGCATCTCCTTAAATATCCAG AAATACAGCCATGTGACGTTAGCTGGAACCAAGGACCCTCGTGCCTTCTACCGCACTAAAACCTGGTGGTGTGGTTTTGTATTTACCTGCCTTGGAGAGGCAGCCAATTTTGTTTCTTATGCCTTTGCCCCCCTCGCTCTTGTGGCACCTCTTAATGCTGTGTCTGTACTCA caagCTCAATTTTAAGCCTTATTTTTCTGCGCGAGAAGACTAAGCTGAAGGACTTTGCAA AGCGCTATGGGCTGTCCTTCCTGGGCTGTATCCTAACCATGGGAGGAACATATCTCTTTGTGGCATTTGGACCAAACTCTCATGAAAAACTCAAAGCGGAGAACATCGTCATGCACATTGTTGGATGGCCTGTTCTCTTGTATCTG CTCCTGGAGATCATCACGTTCTGCCTGCTTTTATACTTCTACAAACAGCGCCGCGCTAACTACCTCGTTGTTATTCTGCTGCTGGTCGCTCTACTGG GCTCTATCACAGTCATTACAGTGAAGGCGGTGTCAGGCATGTTGGTGCTCACCATCGAGGGCTCCATGCAGCTTAACTACCCCATCTTCAgcgtcatgtttgtgtgcatggtgGCTTCAGTGGTCTTCCAGGCCAG ATTTCTCTCCCAAGCTTCTAAGCTGTATGACCCCTCTCTGATTGCCAGCGTCAACTACATCCTTTCCACTGCCTTTGCCGTAGTAGCTG GAGCTGTGTTTTACTTAGAGTTTAACCATGAGGACGTTCTTCacatctgcatgtttttgttggG ATCTGCGTTCTGTTTCCTGGGGGTCTTTCTCATcaccaaaaacaagaaaaagaccAAGACTTTTGAGCCGTATGTCAGCATGAATATGACAAATG GTGTCCCAACTATTCATGACAAAGGCCTGGTAGACTTCAATGGTTCCTTTTCCTATGGAGCTCTGGTCAACAATGATGGAGTGGTTCCTGCTCCCGTACCAGCCAACCTGGAGCAACCGCCAGTCACCGCGAGTCCCGCTGAAGCATCTTATGGCCCGTCTGACCTCAAGAAAGATTAA